A segment of the Bos taurus isolate L1 Dominette 01449 registration number 42190680 breed Hereford chromosome 19, ARS-UCD2.0, whole genome shotgun sequence genome:
GAATCCTCACGTGTTAAAAGATAGGGACCATTGCTGGTCCCACCTACAGCAGACAaagccaaggcacagagaggttaaagtacatgcccaaggtcacacagctagaaagcagCAGAGCCGGGCTCAAAGCCAAGCTGTCTGGCCCCAGAACCAGCGCTGGTGACAAAGGGAAACAGCCTGGGCTGGAGGATTCAGCAGGGGGCAGACAGCGTCGGCCTGCGGCTCTGGCTCCCAGGACTGTTCTTGGGGGAGCTTAGCTTCCTTCTCCCTGGCACCCCAGTGTCCACTCCAAAGACACATTACGGAAGCAGGAGCGGGGGCTGTCTTAAAAGAGAAATTCCTGCCCTGATTTAAGTCAGTGTGGCCCTAACAGTCCCTGTATTAATAGGGGGAATGTTAACAAAGAGGCAGGCTCTTGGCCCCTGACTTATTTTAACTCAGAGTATAAAGGAGTGTGGCTCAGGGGCTCGTAGGAGAGCTTGACCCTCCAGCATGATGTCCTGGCTCAGCCTGGTTAGTGGGGCTTTGGGCAAGCCGAGGTGGGCTGCCGGTGGGCGTGGGAGTCAGCCTGAGCCATCCGGGGCCCCTCCTGTCCCGCAGCTCCTTCCTGTCATCAGAAAGACAGACCTGTTTCCACCGAGGGCCGTCTCTCCCAGCCGAACCCAGCCCACCTGCCCGGCGAGGAGGCAAACCTGCCAGCGGGGCTGGATGTGCACAGGGCCGCTCCTGGGGAGGGGCTCGAGGAGCCCACCCGGGGGCCGCGGGCCACCTCTGCTCACTGAGCAGAGCTATAAATAAACGCTTAGGAGAAAGCTCGGGGCCACGAGGCTCCTCTGGTCCTGGTTCAGGTGGGACAGCAGACTTCTTGCAGCCTGATGTACGTGGCTCCCCCAAACAGGGCCAGCTGTTCTCTGAGGGCACCAGGGCTTCAAGAGGACTGAGTATAGCACCCAGGGCAGAGAGGCGGCAGCGCAGGCCAGACCCCAGGCCCCGGGCACTGGCAGGCCTGCAGGGGTTGTTGGCCCTCTCCCGACCTTGGCTGGACCGGTGCTGAGGCCTTCTCTGGCACAGGCACCGCCTTCCCTCTGGGTAAGCACCCAGGGCAGTGGAGGGTTTAGATGCTCGGGCTGCACCCTGGGGCAAAGCTTTAAGGGCGGCCGCTGGCAGGCTCCTGGCACATTCTGGGGAAGATGGGGCCACCAGCACCTGGGAAGGTTCCTGGTTGCCATCTTCTCTGGCTTGCAAAACGAGGGGcctacccaggtggtgctagtggtaaagaatctgcctgccagtgaaggtgATGcgagagacgcgggtttgatccccaagttgggaaggtcccctggagaaggaaatggcacctcagtccagtattctcgcctggagaatcccatggacagaggagcctggcgggctacagtccatggggtcacgctTGGAAGCTGCCACAGACGCAAGAGGGGCTGCTGGGTCAGGCCATGTCCctgctccccttccctccccagaaGAGGAGTCTGGCCGTGTCTGACGGCCTTGAGGCCTGACCCTTGTCCTGCTCCGTGTCAGCCTCAACAGACGAGGGGGCTCACTGCTGCCCACCCGAGGCAACCGTAAGGGACAAGCCCTTGTCCCCAAAGCCCCAGGGACAAGGGAAGAATTGCGTCCCACCCGGATAGTCATGGAAGCAGTTTTTTGCCTTCAGATCTATTCTCATCAGCCCCCTCCTCAAAGGTGGggttccctgccccccaccccaggcccctctgccagTGAGAGGCCTGCTTTAGGGGTGTGAGGGGAGGGGCAACACAGAGCCACAGGAGGGCGTGGCAGGAAATAGCCCAGAAAAGGGTTTCACTGGAGGGTGGGGCTCGCTGGGGGTGTCATGGGTGGAGCAGGCACTCCCTACGGGAAGGGGCACCCCCCTTCTCTCCCCATCTGCTGAGATCTGATTCATCATAGAACCCCGGAGTCCCAGCGGGCACCTGGCACCCTTTGCTCTGCAAGCGGGAGGTAGGCGAGGCCCAGGCCCTCCTCTGCTCAGTGTCCTGGCCTAGAATCCAAACTCACCAGCTTggcggggaggaggaaggagcagccaggcgcccccaccccccccccccccccgccaccgaTGCCCCTGAAAGGACAAGGAGGCCCCCACTCCGCCTTCCCGCACCTgggccgcccgcccgccctcaaCCAGCACTGGCCGCCCACGTGCCGGCGAGGGGCTTCCCCTTCCAGCCTGGGAAAGCACAGGTGGGCAGAGTGAGGGGTGCGGGTGGGAGGAGTCCCACGGGTCTCCAACCAGGAAACAAAACCGAAAGGACAAACCCAGCCTCGAGCACGTGGTCACACGCAGAGCCAGCAGCCGAGGGCAGCTGTGCCCCAGTCCTGCTCCACACTCGTGGAGGGGCTGCCCGCAGTGACCCCATGAAGACATGAGGGCCCAGGAGGAGGGTGGGCCAGCTGGGGCACCCCCAGGTGTTCCTGCACTTTGGGTCTGAACATCCAGACCCTGCAGGCCTGGTCGACAGCAAGGCCCGGGCTGCCGAGCAGGAGGGAACACACCTACTCACACGTGCTGGAGGGGTCTGAGGGTTGGGGGGGAGCGGTAAGGGGCTCGAGAAGGAACCCCAAGCCTGGAGCCTGCCACCCAAATCTTGCATTTGGGCGGGTGGGCTCCACACCCACCTGGCCACCTGGATGGGAGTCTGAGGAAGGGCCCCACAAGGCCAGGAACTGCCATCACCGCTTCATCCTAGCGCCGGAAGGCGGGAAGGGGAAGAAGCCAGGCCCCTTGGGGACCCAACTCAGGCCTCTGGCTCCCTGAGAGCTGCAGCTGACCTCCTGGACGTGGCCACACAACACGCACATGGGGACTGGGTGCCCCGAAGGagcttgagggcaggaagagcagAGAGGGCAGAAAGATGCCTTGGCGGGGGGGACAGGCTGAAGTGTGGGGCCACCATCGGGCCCCCCgaggcaggcaggcagctccCCCACCACCAACTGCAAAGATAGGGGCTGCTCCAGGGCTAAGGCTCAGCCTGTGGTGGGCTGTGAGGTGGTGGCCAAGGGCCAAGAGGAGAGGGTCACTATGACCAAGCCAGGAcctgttcctcctcctccccaccccaaccggATCCGACCTTTCAGCCCCCCTTGTCAGAACACCCAACCCCGCCGCATGGCCATGGGGCTGGTCCCCTGAACCACAGCACAGCCAAGGGtcccccccacccctctgcccaAGGAGCACGCTCTCTGTACCAAGGCAAATAAAGGCACCGCAAACCAGGGAAGTTAGAAAAGtctcttttaagttttaaattaaaatttcacccTGGTGAGATGATTTGATTTGGGAACTCCATCCAAAGGCAAGCCCTCCACTCTGCTGTCCACGGCCGAGCACACAGTGGGAGAGGCTGGGCGGCCTTTGGGTTGGGGGCCAGCTCACAAGTCCTACACGAGCCCTGCACAGCTAGCCGCTGAGGCGACGCCGGCCAGAGCACCGCTGACCGGGGGTGGGCAGCGGCCCCCACACCTTCAGCCACCCAGCACTGCCGGGAATGCCTCCCACAGCTGTCACGGGGAGTGGGAAGGCCGTGGTCCTTCGCCCGATTCCAGGTGTGACCTTTGAAAGGAGGCGGTGAGCAGGCACCACTTGACTGCAGAATCACACCACCCAGCTCCCAAGCACCTGCCCTGGGACTGGGGTTGGAGGAAGGGGTGCTGGCCCACTGGGTGGCTTCTCTGGCCTTTCCCCACTGACCCAACACCCCGTCGGCCAGCCCCGTTCTCACATACattagttatttttatatattcatatatatattatagttatatattaaaaagagggggaaaaaaaaaaaacttgcctgaAGAGAAACTCCTGAAGGATCCAAGTGGCTCAGGAAGTTTACTGTCCCCCCACCCACAAAAATTCTCTTATATAAAATCTTCCAGTGCGATCTTCAGGAAACCCCCGCGCGCCCAGCTTCCCCCCCGCCCGCCCTTGGACTGCCCCCCAGCTCCAGCCCAGCGCCCGGCggcatccagtctcatctctGGCCGTCCATCGCCGCCATGGCTTTCTGCTGCGTGCTCGCCTGCTGTGCTCCGGGGGGCCACGTGGGCTGtgggtggtggaggtggtggaagcTGTGGGCCGTGGGGGAGGAGGGCGGGATCCAGGCGGCCTGGTGGCTGGGCGGGGACGAGGCCCAGAAGGGGCTGAAGTTTGCAGGGGGTGAGCAGGCCACGGCGGTCATGGGGCTGTTGCTGCTCTGCAGGCCCTCGGAGGCTCGAAGCTTTGAGAACATGGCCAGCGCGTCAGGGAAGTTGGGCGGTGTGGCAGGTGTGTTGCTGGGGGTACACATCTGCTGGGAGAGAACACAGGGGTCTCGAGGGCTGCCCACGTGGGCCCTCCTCCCAGATCCCCAAGCCACAATCCGAGGTCCTACAGAGCTTGCCTTCCCGTGGGGCTCACCCAGGCCTGACCCTTTTATTTCCCATTGTTCAGTCCGAAAGAGGTTTCAGCAGCACAAAAACCCCTTGCACGGAGCCACTAAAAACCAAAACCATGGGGATGGATTCCTACAATTTTTGTCAAAAccaaagtgtttcttttttgaaaaaatacttgtttggctgtgctgggtcttagttgcaagcaggtgggatctagttccctgaccagggatataacctaagccccctgcattgggagcacagagtcttaactactggaccaccagagaagtccccagagtGTTTCTTGATGCTTGGGAATGACATCCCCAGTGTCAGAAGCAAATGGTTAATTCCAGCCAGGAGCTAGGGTGTCAGATTAAAGCTGAGACAAGGGAGGAAGCCCAGGGCACCACTGCTTAGCGCTTCAGCCTGGGTGAAAACCCAGCTGGCTCTTCAATAACCTGCCCTCAGATGTCCCGGGGTGGCCAGTCAAGGGAAGACAGCCAGATCCGGGGTTTCCCTCAAGGGCCAGCCCAGGGGGAGCTGTGCCTGCCGGGCGGCAGTGCTGGTTGGCGGGCGTCAGGGCCTCTGCCTCGTCACCTCACTCCTCACGGGGGTGCCAGGTCTTTCTGATTATTCTGtgttagagatgaggaaaccgagcCCCAGAGCTCAAATCAGTTGACCCAAAACACAGCACAGCAGGGAcctccctagtggcccagtggttaagaatccaccttccaatacgggggacgcaggttcaatccctagtcagggaactaagattacaCAAGCCACGGGGAAACTAAACCCGcctgcctcaactaagacctgatatAGCCAAATACTTAAAGCACACCACTGCAGGATGCAAGCTGAGCAGCCGGAACCTGGGGGACTCCCAGGTCTGCAGGCCCAAGCTCTTAACCTCCACCCAGCCCCTACTCCTCTGCAATTAGTCAATCTAGCGTAACTTCATGCCCAGGCTCCCCTGAGGACAAAAACCAGGGATGTCGGTTTCCGGTGTCCCCAGCGACTGGCTGCCAGTGTCTGGGGGAGTCCACTCAGCCCCTCTCAGCCCTCTTCCCGGGGGTAGCTGCAAACATGCCAACCTCTGCTGTCTTCTGCCACAACCCTGAGCAGGGACTCCAGCCAGGAagggcaggggccaggctggTGTGCCGTAACTGGCAGCCTCCTTGCAAACACCAGGGATGGCagaccacccccgccccccccggcCCCTGCCATGTGGGGAGCATAGAGGTGCCATCCAGGAGCACCTCGCAGGGGCCcagggaggaggcagcagagaaCACGGCCTGCACAGAGCCTGTTGTGACCCCCACGGCCGCTTCTCCCTTTCCCAGGAAGCCATGGGAGCCCTTCTTTGAATTTCTCCTAATTTTAGCAacaccagcccctcccccaggcacAGGGCTCAGGGAGCAAGATTTGAGGACTCTTCACCTTGCAGTCGGAGCTTACACAGCTCTGCAGTTAAAAACTCCAGCCCCCAAATGGGGACAGGCCCACGGCGGTGGGGGGGAGGGCAACCCTCTCTGATTAACTGGGCTGACCCCGCCCCCCCACCATCAGCAGCTGGGGCTCCAACCCATGTCCTCTCCCGGGAGGCCACAGGACCCAAGGCAGCAGGCCTGGCCCCACCCAGAccacttccctcctcccttcactattcccccaccaccacccgccTTCCAGGGCTGACTTCTCGGCAGCAGGAAACAAtgaatggggggtgggggcaggagccgATTGCGTCACAACATCGTGACCGACTTCCCCAGTTCACCAGCCAGCGATCCGGAGCAGGCCCGTGCCCGCCTGCCTGTGTGAGCTCAAGCAacttccttaacctctctggagctt
Coding sequences within it:
- the UBALD2 gene encoding UBA-like domain-containing protein 2 isoform X2; translation: MSVNMDELRHQVMINQFVLAAGCAADQAKQLLQAAHWQFETALSTFFQETNIPNGHHHHQMMCTPSNTPATPPNFPDALAMFSKLRASEGLQSSNSPMTAVACSPPANFSPFWASSPPSHQAAWIPPSSPTAHSFHHLHHPQPTWPPGAQQASTQQKAMAAMDGQR
- the UBALD2 gene encoding UBA-like domain-containing protein 2 isoform X1, producing MSVNMDELRHQVMINQFVLAAGCAADQAKQLLQAAHWQFETALSTFFQETNIPNGHHHHQMQMCTPSNTPATPPNFPDALAMFSKLRASEGLQSSNSPMTAVACSPPANFSPFWASSPPSHQAAWIPPSSPTAHSFHHLHHPQPTWPPGAQQASTQQKAMAAMDGQR